A window of the Lactuca sativa cultivar Salinas chromosome 5, Lsat_Salinas_v11, whole genome shotgun sequence genome harbors these coding sequences:
- the LOC111913918 gene encoding uncharacterized mitochondrial protein AtMg00810-like yields MDKSNTAKTPMAFGYKIDAHLNGKPVDQKRYRGMIGSLLYLIVSIPDIMFSTCVCARYQANPMKSHVVAVKHIFKYLKGTPKIGLWYPAKSNFHLNAFTDSNYGGCKLDRKSTSGSCQFLGGRLVSWTSKKQTCVSTSTAKAEYVAAASCCSQVIWMKTQLRDYV; encoded by the coding sequence ATGGACAAATCCAATACCGCAAAAACCCCAATGGCCTTTGGATACAAAATTGATGCACACTTAAATGGCAAACCCGTTGACCAGAAAAGATATCGTGGAATGATCGGATCACTCTTATACCTCATTGTCAGCatacctgatatcatgttttctacatGTGTCTGTGCTAGATACCAAGCAAATCCTATGAAATCTCATGTAGTTGCTGTGAAACACATCTTCAAATACCTTAAAGGCACTCCCAAAATCGGCCTTTGGTATCCAGCTAAATCTAATTTTCATCTAAACGCTTTCACCGACTCAAACTACGGAGGATGCAAGCTAGATAGAAAGAGTACATCTGGTAGCTGTCAATTCCTAGGAGGTAGACTAGTGAGTTGGacttcaaagaaacagacttgtgtatccacATCAACCGCAAAAGCTGAATACGTCGCTGCCGCCAGCTGTTGTTCACAAGTCATATGGATGAAAACTCAACTGCGTGActatgtgtaa